One segment of Clostridia bacterium DNA contains the following:
- the rpmD gene encoding 50S ribosomal protein L30 yields MAQLKITLTKSLIGRKQDQIATAKALGLKKIRSTVEHEATPQILGMVNKISHLVSVEETK; encoded by the coding sequence ATGGCACAGTTGAAGATTACACTTACAAAGAGCCTGATTGGTCGTAAGCAGGACCAGATCGCAACTGCAAAAGCTTTGGGTTTGAAGAAAATCAGAAGCACAGTTGAACATGAGGCTACTCCTCAGATTTTAGGTATGGTGAACAAAATTTCTCACCTTGTATCAGTAGAGGAAACAAAATAA
- the rplO gene encoding 50S ribosomal protein L15, translating into MKLSEMSPVPGSVKENYRKGRGHASGNGTQAGRGHKGQKARTGGGVRPGFEGGQMPLYRRLPKRGFKNIFAKEYVEVNVSAFEVFENNTEVDAKLLKDKGIIKKVCDGIVVLGNGEISKKIIVKAAKFTASAKAKIETAGGKAEVVK; encoded by the coding sequence ATGAAATTAAGCGAAATGTCCCCGGTACCCGGCTCTGTTAAAGAAAACTACCGTAAAGGTCGCGGTCACGCTTCCGGTAACGGTACACAGGCAGGTCGCGGTCATAAAGGTCAGAAAGCCCGCACAGGCGGCGGCGTACGTCCCGGCTTTGAAGGCGGTCAGATGCCCTTATACAGAAGATTGCCTAAGCGCGGTTTTAAAAATATTTTCGCAAAGGAATATGTAGAAGTAAATGTTTCTGCATTTGAAGTATTCGAAAACAACACAGAAGTTGATGCAAAGCTCTTGAAAGACAAAGGCATCATCAAGAAGGTGTGTGACGGAATTGTAGTTCTCGGCAATGGCGAAATTTCGAAGAAGATTATTGTAAAGGCTGCAAAATTCACTGCATCTGCAAAAGCTAAGATTGAAACAGCCGGCGGAAAGGCTGAGGTGGTTAAATAA